The genomic stretch ACAAAAATTGTCAGCAAGGCATTGATCTCAAATTGAGCTCGAGATCACCCACCTAAATAACTCAAGCTCAGCTTGTTCAAACCGACCACAGATCCAAGCCAAAACCAGTCCACCCCTACTTGTAACCTTGCGTACTGAAATTTGAAAGTCTGTTTTCAGTGGGATCATCATAGGTTCACTCTAATCAGCAACACAACTTCTAAAGAATGTTATGCAAATGATGCTCCCGATTGACCCATTTCGAATCTTGCAAGCCCCAAACACCgatttgaaaatcaaatcaaccaCAATATGAAAGCACTGCTAGTTTCAACTAAAGGGCCGGAACTGTATGATTGGCCAGTAAAAACCCTGGTAGGtaaaacttgataaaatattttctcatttgAAGTCAATATATTCTTTTCTTCAGAAATTTAGCAAAGATGTTCTAGGAATATGCACATAAATGACAACAATTGCTCCAAAGATTACTTAACATCCCACAAAACTACAGCAACAATGATCATAGGCAATTATGCACACTGTAGCTTCAAATAGTAAGAAGAAGCACACCAAAATCTCATTTGCAAGTGATGCGGAAGGAACAGCTACAAATTGGACTCAAAGTAACTTATGCCTTGGCTTTTCCAGCCTGAAATGATTGAATCCTCTGTTGTACTTTAAAGATCTACAAGtaaacaaaacaattaattttacattaaaaaatacaatgcaCAATGAAGAAGGATAGAATGTTCATCATGTAGCAAAATTTGCAACACTGCACATAGTTTCATTATGGACTATTAGCCACAAGGCCCACAAAACAGGACATGGATATTATATCAGAATTTTTTcccacacaaaaaaaaaaaaataattgtactAAAACTATATTCACtaataatgagtattaatttgggTACATCATCATTAGCATCCAAATTAgtactcattataaatatacataacatcactcaaaaaattaataagtcaATCTTATTATCCCCATATCTATTGAACCTCAAAGCAGCTTGGATCTAATACCAAGAAAACAAATACACAATAAGTACTAAATGTCGACCTTTTACTGAAGACAAGTTATGACCAATAAAAGCCCTCTGCATAAAGTTTCAAATGCTTCCTCAATCATCCTATTTTGTGATGAAAACTATTCATATACAATAAAGGTGGTAAGATACAAGCAGACAgattgaaagaaagagaaatgagaTACAATTATGAATGATAGAAAAGTCAAATTTTGGGTTTCTCTAATACCAACCAGTCTGATCTAATAAACCCCTATTATAGTGGCTGAGCCGTATCTTAGCTTTTATTAAGTTAACATAAAATCATAGTAGCATTTGACACTCAATTAGGTAGAGAACTTCAAATGATAACAGTAAAGAACAGAGGCAGTAAAAAATTTTCGTTTTAACAACAAAAGCAAGCATATAAAAAGGTAGAAAACTAACCGCCTCTTTCTtgctattttgtttttcttccaaatcttgaaGAGTTGCATCAAGTCGCTTCCTATGAAGCACAAAGACAGATTAAAAGTCAAGGCTATGCAATAACAAAGACAATCATACTAATAATGGTAATGATCACAACAATaataaagtagaaaaataaataaaacaaaaggaTGAAGAGGAAGAATATGATGACATTATTTGACTCATGGAACACACTGCAAATAGTTCTTGCATAAGCACCTATATCTACATAAGAAGAAAGCATGAACACACACCAATCTATATAAGCATTATTTTTCCAGAAAAAAATGTACTTCAAAAGCGTATGTCAGAATATGTAGTTAATCCAAACCAACAAGTATAGTAAAGCTAAAAAATAAGCCTGAAGTTTAAATTAGATACTTGAAGTATAGTTTTTCTTTGGGATAACAATAGTTCCAGATAATAAATGCTTTGATTGGATCCTGCACCtgattataaataaatgcaAGTTACTATAAAATAAACTATTCATAAGCTTCACAAAATCTCTCCCCATTGCATCCCTTCCCATTATGACAAGAGATGCTCAGATGTAAATTCCTTTCTCGATTATATGGCTCTGGCATTCACATTTGTagcttaaaatttttgaaaggcAGACAATAATGAACATGCATGAAAAAACTATTCTAGCCTGCATTCTATATGGGGCTGAACACTTCCATTCCATCTTTGAAAGGCAGCTAACAAAGAAAGTACCAACACATCTGTGGACTAGAGGAAAATACTTAAAACTACAGCCTAATTAAACCCAGTTATCTGATACTTCAGAAGTCCTTAAGAATAAATCCAAAAAAGAACAAAGCAAATTATAACTTCAGAACATTGCAAGAAATACAAATGAACCAAGTAGTGAACACACATACAATTCATCAGAGATGTACTCAATTCTCTTGCGCACATTCGCATTAGCCTCAGCTAAATCTTGCTTCACTAGCACAGGACCAATCAATTTGTATACATTTGCTCCATCATTTAACAGAGCCAACTCCTAAAGTAACAACATGAATTCATCaacacaataattaataaacagaaaaataaaaataaaaacaccaaCCTTAAGGACGAGTTCGTTCTCTCCAAGCTGTATGGTGTACTTCTTTCTGACTTGGTGATTCTTGGCTATATCTGATACAACACAAAATCGTTCATGCTAGGGTTTTTATTCGAATTCTTTCacgtgtatatatttatatgtagaaAACGAAAATGAAGACCTAAATGAGCTTGCCTTTCTGAATTTTACTAAGATCGTTAGCTTTGTTTTCGAGTTCGCGCTGGAGGTCTCGAAGAGCTGCCGAAGATGCCATTGCCTTCTTTCGTGATGTGCGCTTAGTCGACCGGGTGTCGTTTAGGAACCAGTTTATTTAGGGCCAGGCCAATGTAACTAAATGGACTTGGGCTGTTGGGCATAACCGAACAACTCTTTTCTTTGATTGATATCTGACCTAGGGATTCGTATGGAAAATCACTGTTGTGTTGTGCTACATTATTAATGGGAAAAAATAATGTTAGGATAGTGCAAGTATGGGCATTAGACATGGTCCATATGGAGCAACAATTTAATATAGTAAAAGGAGACCTAAGACCAAGAGTCCAAGACTGAATAAATTAaggttaatattaaaaaaaaaagtcctaaTATGACGGTGACATGTGTTCCatgaataattcaattttattttgaccaTCGTATTAACTCAAGGATCTAAAaaattgggggggggggggggggggggggggggggagtaCGATGCAactatttagataatttttcaatttagcTTGAAGTCAACAATTctacatttctttttcttaaacaaattccccctctttttctttgatagctattttcatttaaaaaatttgttttttttaataattcaaatgggtaagaataaatattcaaattaaggtTGAACTACCTTTATTCACATCTGGTTCGGTTTTAATACACTCCACTCAAAATATCTTTCAAACCCAACCATGAATTTTATTAGACATAAATGCAAGCCCACCATAATACCTGGAACTGAAATTATTTTGTgtctaaattatttatcaagGGAGGCAATAAAgcaatgttttttaattttttttctttccagaAAAAAGTATGTACAACTTTGCATAAACGATTCTTTATAATTCTTGtcgataattatattaataattcacGGGTGAAATATTGGACAAACAAATAGTACGGTCTTACTCATAATACGGCGGTGTGCTGGGCCGGTCGGGACGCGGGAGCCCCAAATCTCAACACAggcaattaataaaaaatatggtgATGAAATAGTTAAATACAAAAGGTAGTGGGAACAAGGACCACTAGTGCGGTGGACCTTTTACTTTTTCTTGTTCACTTAGAGAAATTAAAGAAGCCCTTTTTGTcatattaatcatatataaaGTAGCTTACATTACAGTAAATAAAGTAGCGGCTTCAAGTAAAGACGATAGAGCTGGAATCTTGGATAAAAGCCACTCTGCCATCTCTCCTTTTCTCTGTCCAAGAGCAATTTCTGCTCACTCACTCTAACCAGCTATTAAGAGAGATAAGAGAACTCTTCTGAAGTTAGCTAAAACAATGGCGAGGAGCTCTTCAAGAACCAGATGGGTCTCTTTGCTCATGCTTCTTCTTTCTCATTTGGCTACTGCCACAGCCCTTGTTCAAGATGGTATGTCTATCTATGTCTATTTTCTTCTAATCTACTCTTATTTACATGTATGCCTTGTGGGTGTTGTTCTGTTTGTTCTGAGATCTGCTGCATTTTGTGGTGCCGCTTTTCTTTTCCGTAAATCTCCCGATGTGTGAGTCTTACTTTTGTGTTGCTAGGATTACTTATTACAGTTGATTTTGGTCATTGGTCATCGGAATCTGCTCTGGTTTCGACACCCAGTTTCTACTTGCCAATGCTTCAACAACATTAGGACTTTTTACTAGGACCCCGctttgaaaaaccctagaaaagCTTTCGCCTTTCTTTGTGCTTAAATGTGAAGGTAAATACATTTACCATGGATCGATAATAGTACTTAAGTCTTAGTGTTCTGGAGCCAACAAAGAAGGAAGCAGGCCTATTGctttaataataagttatttTTACGAGACTGAGAGAAAGATTGTGTTCTGGGCAAGTTTATAGTTATCTCATTGTCAATATATTCTCCACTTATTTCATTGattatttaatcagtaatatCTTATCATCCTTAAGCATGTAGGATGTCCATAACTCTGGTTCATTATGGTCTTCGAGTTGGCTCCACCACCATCGAGTGTTTCTTGGAGAATTCTATTCTAGCCACTTTAATGGTCAGCCACTCAAGCCGTTTATTCTTCTTGTTGTTGgaacattttttattctttattgcTAAAAATCAAGtctttaattactttatatGACTGTTTTAGTGTTTTGGCTGTTCTCGATAATGGTCATTATTGTGAAAATACCGTTTTTATATAATACCCATTTGGCAAATGATGTGAAGTCTTACCAGTAAACTCAATTTCATCTCAAAAAGCCCTCAACGGACGGTTAGTTTTCGGAACAAATAGGATATGGGTCCAAATGTGCTATGGGTATATAAGATTAAACTCTTCTTCATTTATCTATCATTCTTGGAGCTGGATATTAGAGTCAGTGTTTTTGcttatttaaaatgataaaaataaaaaaaaatcatattgaaaaGAGTAGCTGTTTACCAAACATCTTCTTTGCTATagataaaagaggaaaaaagaatGATGCATTGAACATGAAGTTGGTGGATTATGGGCCAATGGGCCATCTCCATTCATCCTTTTCTCCGTTCTAAGCAGAGTAAAATGACTTTATTGCATCATTTTCCCGCCAAAATCGGTCCTTTTTGACAAAACGACAAGGGCTTTTTCGTAAAAGCGAGTAGCTCCGTTTACTTTAATCGCCGAATTTCACTCTTTTGGATTCGGTGCGCCATTTCAATGGTACAATTTTTCTGCCGAGTCATGTGTAAAATCAATGCTCTTATAAAACGCAGTGTCATACCATGATGTAAAAAGTGAAAACAACTTTTTCAACTTAGTCAAACATAGAGGACTGCTGTTGAAAAATGGACCAATGGGTTGGCCCTTCGAGGACCCACGCGGCTTCTACGTTCCTTTTTCGGTTTAGACGGTCCCTTTACATGAGGCATGAGACTTGCAAGTAGATAAGGTTATCCACCGAGCTTATTGAATAGCTATTTTACATTGCAACATAGGTACgaataatgatttttattatatgaaaataagttGATATGAATTAATGATTTTCTTTGTATTGAAGTCAATAGAAAAGAATTTATTGCTTCAATTTATGGcacaataaattcaaaataatttataagcGTGTTAATTGTGAGCAGGTTGATGAGATTTATTGACTGctgtatatattataataaaatgtgaaataaaataattaaaattttaatttacaggTCTTGTGGCGAACGGTGATTTTGAGGCCGCCCCATCCAACGGCTCTCCAAGCGAGATCATTGGGAGCGTTACCGACATTCCAAGCTGGAAAGTAAAGGGCACCGTCGAGCTAGTCTCATCTGGGCAAAAACAAGGTGGGATGATCCTCATCGTACCACAAGGCTCCCACGCCGTTCGATTAGGCAACGACGCCGAGATCAGCCAAGAAGTGGAGGTGGAGAAGGGGTCCACTTATTCCGTTACGTTCAGCGCGGCGCGGACGTGCGCACAGCTGGAGTCACTTAACGTGTCCGTGCCACCTGCTTCGCAGAACATGGACCTTCAGACATTGTACAACGTGCAAGGGTGGGACCCTTACTCGTGGGCCTTCGTGGCCCAAGAAGATACCGTGAATTTGGTTTTTAGAAATCCGGGCATGGAAGATGACCCCACTTGTGGGCCCATCATTGATGACATTGCTATCAAGAAGCTTTTCAGTCCTGATAAACCCAaaggtaaattttattttagtttttttttttttttgtgggtccAAATGCAGGTGTCATTTGATGCTTTCTGATCAGCATCCAAAGCGTGGGTCCGATTTGATGGaagatttttcttcaataaGTCTCTGGTCTCGTCCAAGCTTGAAATCTAGATAGCAAAAATTCAACGCTTATAACTCTAAtcttagaaaataattataatataatgttttgaataatttattctttgATTGGCCCGATATTAAAGCATTGTGGCCCTTTAGTTGCACAACTTTTCCTCTCTAATTAAAGGGGTGAGAGAGGGACCTTCCTCATAGGATAGGGCAGAAGATATTTAAGTATCATTTGCTCACCTTGAAAGGGGAAATGGGGCAGTCCTTATCgagttaaattaaaataaaacatggaTTGACTCAAGTCTGTTATTTGAATTGGAGGATATTGGAAAGGGATTCAAGTTGAATATGAGAGGTTATcgaattaaaactctaatttgaatttggtATGAATTGAGTCCACAGCTCCTGTTGGGATGTTGTGATTAACGAAGAcgaaaagaaaaagtttggtTCTTTAATAATCACAAATGGGAAATCATTATgcttttaaagtaaaatttgtCTCAGAATCTTGATTGGCTCTGTTTTGCTATGTTCTTTGCAGACAATGCTGTACTGAATGGTGATATGGAAGAAGGCCCATGGATGTTCAGAAATGTGTCATTAGGGGTTTTACTTCCGACCAACCTCGATGAAGAAACATCCCCATTGCCCGGTTGGAGTGTTGAATCAAACAGGGCAGTCCGCTACATAGACTCGTACCATTATTCTGTCCCGCAGGGCAAACGAGCTGTGGAATTACTCTCTGGGAAGGAAGGAATCATCTCTCAAATGGTTGAGACCTCAGCAAACAAGGATTATACAATGACATTTGCTTTAGGCCATGCTGGGGACAAATGCAAGCAGCCTCTTGCAGTTATGGCCTTTGCCGGGGACCAAGCCCAGATAGTCCATTACACGCCCGATTCTAACTCAACCTTTCACAGTGCCAGTCTGAATTTCACCTCTAAGGCAGACAAGACACGGATTGCATTCTACAGTGTGTATTATAATACAAGAACTGATGATTTGAGCTCGCTTTGTGGCCCTGTGGTGGACGATGTAAGGGTATGGTTTTCGAGTTCCATGAGAAATGTGTTTGGGAGATTGGGATTGGGAGTTGGGGTTGGGTTTTGGGTAgttgtttttgctttgttttagaGTTGTTGTTTGAGTTGAATGTGTTGTTTAAGTTTCGTTTAGTGGGTTTGACAGTGGGAGTACTGGTAAACCAAAATCCCATGTCTTGTATGTTTGTATGTGAGCCTTTGCTTTAGagttttgttattaaaaatatgaatttgtcTTAGTCAAGAATGTTTCATGGTATTTCATCAATCAGTGCAAAGAAGGCAACAAAAGTAACGAAtgattttaattctattttattttacactTGTTAAAAGAACAATTCTAACACTTGATCTTCTTTAATGTCCCTCGTGACACTTTTATACTCTCTACTCTGGAGCATATGTATTGTTGGTTTTACATTTATTCGTTGAGGTAATGCATGTAGGATGTATTACTCTTTCCATCAACT from Mangifera indica cultivar Alphonso chromosome 6, CATAS_Mindica_2.1, whole genome shotgun sequence encodes the following:
- the LOC123218307 gene encoding prefoldin subunit 6-like codes for the protein MASSAALRDLQRELENKANDLSKIQKDIAKNHQVRKKYTIQLGENELVLKELALLNDGANVYKLIGPVLVKQDLAEANANVRKRIEYISDELKRLDATLQDLEEKQNSKKEAIFKVQQRIQSFQAGKAKA
- the LOC123219064 gene encoding uncharacterized protein LOC123219064, encoding MARSSSRTRWVSLLMLLLSHLATATALVQDGLVANGDFEAAPSNGSPSEIIGSVTDIPSWKVKGTVELVSSGQKQGGMILIVPQGSHAVRLGNDAEISQEVEVEKGSTYSVTFSAARTCAQLESLNVSVPPASQNMDLQTLYNVQGWDPYSWAFVAQEDTVNLVFRNPGMEDDPTCGPIIDDIAIKKLFSPDKPKDNAVLNGDMEEGPWMFRNVSLGVLLPTNLDEETSPLPGWSVESNRAVRYIDSYHYSVPQGKRAVELLSGKEGIISQMVETSANKDYTMTFALGHAGDKCKQPLAVMAFAGDQAQIVHYTPDSNSTFHSASLNFTSKADKTRIAFYSVYYNTRTDDLSSLCGPVVDDVRVWFSSSMRNVFGRLGLGVGVGFWVVVFALF